The sequence below is a genomic window from Microcebus murinus isolate Inina chromosome 4, M.murinus_Inina_mat1.0, whole genome shotgun sequence.
ttgtttgtctacATTGCCACCATCGGGGGCAACACACTAATTGTAGTAACCATCATCAGCAGCCCTGCACTACGGGGgtcccccatgtacttcttcttgGCATTCCTGTCCTTCCTAGATGCATGCTTTTCTTCCACCTTCACCCCGAAGATGACCATGGACTCCCTCTATGAGAGAAAAACCATTTCATTTGAAGGCTGCATGATGCAGCTTTTTGCTGAACACTTATTTAGTGGAGCAGAGTTGATTGTCCTCACAGCCATGGCCTATGATCGGTATGTGGCTATTTGCAAGCCTCTGCATTACTCTTCCATCATGAACCACAGGATCTGTGGCATTCTGATTGGGGTAGCCTGGGCAGGGGGTTTCTTGCATTCGATGatacaaattttctttcttttccagttgCCCTTTTGTGGTCCCAATGTCATTGATCATTTCTTGTGTGACTTGCATCCATTACTGGAGCTTGCCTGCACTGACACTCATATCTTAGGCTTTTTTGCAGTGGCCAACAGTGGGTTTTTCTGCATCATAACCTTCTCTTTGTTGCTTGTCTCCTATGGTATCATCTTATTCTCTCTGAGAACTCATAGTTCTGAAGGGCGGAGAAAAGCTCTGTCTACCTGTGGATCTCACATTACTGTTGTGGTTTTGTTCTTTGTcccatgcatgtatgtatactCACGACCTCCATCTACTTTCTCTTCTGACAAAATGTTGGCAGTTGTTTATGCCATCCTTATTCCCTTGTTCAATCCTTTGATTTATACTTTCAGGAATAAGGAGGTAAAAAATGCCATGAGGAAAGTATGGAAGACATTGATGGTGGTatctgatggaaaataaaatattaaactttttttttataaagccaAGGTTAAGAGAAAAAACGTCCGAAAATATTCTTGTACAAAAAATTTTAGGGATGTACCTTGTACAGAAAGTGGTAACATAATGCTGTAACAAAAAGGTTAATGGAGGTCAGAAAATGATGTTTTCACACTCTGATTCTCATCAACGCTTACTTGGCAGCCCAGTATCACATATGTAAATTAAAGcatgttgaattttatatttactaagcatctaatactaaaaaaaaaaaaaaataacaagagaatTCACCTCATCAGACTACTTGTCATTTACttcatgtattaaaaatatttttggagggAAGACAACAATATCTCAGAAATTAGAGAGAGAACTTTACTCAAACTATGCCAACTGAAAAGAAGGTTATGTTTGGAATACTGATATTAGTGTCCCCGAGGATAAAAGCCAGCCAAGACTGAGATAGAGCAGAGATCAGAGCATTCACAGAACCTCAACTATAGGTGATTCTGTTTCACATGACTCCATTGTTTAACGTGCGTCCACTGTCAGCCGCTACGGAATTTAAGTCACTTGGTGAATTTCTTGAGAAACAATATGCTTGACACAGTAATCCTTACAGATGAGTTCTTCTTGGGACAGGTAACCACTCCCTAACAACCAATATGGTATAGGAGGAGGAAACAGATTCCACAAGGGAATTAGCAGTTATCTTTAATCCAAGCACAATCTAAGGAAACACTTGAGAGACCAGGTTACTAGCAAACCAGGACTAAAGCTGTAGATTGTGGTAAGCTGACTTCTCCCTACATAGGAATAGAAGTCAGAGGCACCAGAGAGCAAAAGGCATATTTGAAAAGAGGATTACTTTTCATTTCACTTGGTGattgaaattttcttcttttgtctatacagtgaaaatatttctatttgaatAATTGTCAATGGTGGGATAATTCAAATGTAGACACATCTTATAAGTCATTCCTATAGTTAAGGTTTGTTAGTCTCAGGTTTCCAAGTGGCttctgtaataaaattatttgcagtAAAACCTTTAAATTTCTCCTATGCCATTATCATAAATAAAATGCCTATTAATTGAATATTATAAACAAgtgatattttttcccttaatatttCATGACACTCCAAAAGTAGAAGTGTCTGATATTAGTTTCCTTTCTCAGAATAGAAATGGCAGAGTACAGGTATGATTTCAGTGAGCTTAGATGGGGAAATCTATGGGGGATTAACATTAGGATCTAAAACTTTATCTGAATAAATATGTGCACTGCAGCAGACCAAGTGTGCAACAGGGGCTTGGACATGCTGGGGAGCTTTTCGTGCCTCCTTCCCAGGCTTGCCCATCACCTCTCTGTCTTCGTAGAAAGGGCAGCTTCTTACTATCTTCTTCCCTTCACATAGAGCTTCTTACAGTTAAGTAGTTCCTTTATCTGTAAGAAGTAGCTAGAGATTGATGGTCTTGTATCATTGGCTCaatgatttacaaatatgtgAATTGAAGATTTGccatactaaaaaataaaacattatgctGGCCAGATGGTTGTGAACAACTCAGATTCGTGCAACATCCGTGAATCACTAAAATTCAAacagattttaattatttgaccTCCCACCTTCTCATTGTGGTCTCTCATAATAATatgcaaggaaaaaagaaaatataatattaccatatgaaaatgcaaatactGAAAGACATGTACCTTACCTTTTTCATTTGAATTAGGTTCATGagcagaatttttcaaaattgtcccAACAAAAGTTATTGCTttagctttccattttatttaccttttgaaTTTTAAGGCATGATGAAATTCATTCTAATAAGTTAAGTGGGATCCAtgatcttaatattttattttcagtttataggGCAAATAAACTTGGGGAATACAGAGACATTTTagattcttctctgtgtgttACACATATCCCTTCTGTTTATGTTGAATACACAAAAATCTGGTGACAAAGCTATCCCTGGATGTACACAGTGTGAGTAAAGTAGGCTATACTTGGTTGGTTGTGACAAGTACCCATCTCTTACTGCATAAGAGGGGAGAATGGGTTTTAGTGGATAATTATCAGCCCTGTCACAGGCACCTGACATCAGGAGTatccacagaaatatttttcactcaaacatctgagggatgtggtgaacattgtagaggggaagggcatacctctaaccctagctaggtgaggcaaagatatagaatgcaatcaaaatgtttgtactttcatgttttattgaaataataaaaaaaagtggcACAactcagaaaaagacaaaataagttCATTTGACATTTATTGACAGCTTATTATTGCCAAGTACTATTCTAagtagtagtaaaaaaaaaaaaaattctatattcacAAATAACAGTATAGTGGATTATGCTCTTCCAAAACACTCCATAGCAAGTCCAGATGATTTGTGAGTTTCCTGAATTTGAAGGTATTACATGAATTTTTCTTCAATTGGGGATGGCCAGTCTTTGAAGAGAATGTTTATGTTTTCTGTCCCCCCAGCATTGTAATATTCCTGTGTTCATCTAAATGTCACCTTCCCATAAACACTCCAAATTCCCTTTCATTTGGTCCTCTGGATCAAAGATCAATAATAAGCAGAATTCTCTATCATTCCAATGTCTTATGtgaacatttcctttcttttattgctttcctgtttctcctctcCATGTTTCCAGTTAAGTGACACATTTTCTTCTCCCGTAGTTTTCATGCTGAAGACCTACAGACATACAGAGACTTCGTTCTGGTTGCTTCTCACTGCCTCTTCCAGCTCATACCCCTGCTTCACTTTGTGATTATTCCTAGTTTCTACTCTCAATATGACCATGCCAGACTCCACTTTTCCTTATAAAAATCATTCACTGCTTCCAGGGTCATTTCCTCTTGTACCTTAAAGGTGCCAGCTCCTGGCTCACTGTCACTCAAGGTGGTTCTGCCATGCTTCCTGGAGATTTTGGCATACACATAGACCAGCCTTCCAATGTAGTGGCTCCTAAAGTGACCAACTGGCCAATTTCCTTCTAGGAATCTTGTCCTTGAATCTGTCTCTGCTATTCACTCCCATGGTCATCCTATAGACCTTGTCAttaccatcattttaaaattttctgtttcttagtcTCATACTCACTAATTTTCAAACAATATCTATTATTTCCAGCTTCCCTCTAATAGTGCTCATACACTGTTAGAAAACTGTGAACTTTGTATCACATATCATCTCTTTTGTTTACAATAAAAAAGGCAAGTTTTCAAGCCCAACTGAACTATTTATTCTCTCTTGCCTCCAACTCAAGACAGCTTAGAGCAGTTGTCAACTAgttctgtctccaagaaacctgAGGTGCCAGGGACATCTTTCCCCCACTGATGAAAAGATTTTCATGTTTCACGATTCCCCAGCTTACACTGGCTTCTGCTTGATCCAGTAACATCTCAGGGCAATTctgatagaaaaagaagagacagtGAGGGGCACAGAGACGTAGTACCCAATACCTGCAGGCTCCTTACTTACCAAGTTTAATGTCAGGACAAAGGTAGGGATACCTGTTGATTATGAACAATCAGGACGCGTTGAAGCTGTTGATGGCCATGTTGGCTGTCCACAACCTTCAAAGTCGTCTGCTTACTACGTCATCTTGTCATCTTTCTGGGCTCGGGATAAGAAATAATAGATGGGTGGAGGAGAAAGCAACAAAAATTTTTAGTGAAAGCTAAGGAGAAACTAATTTTTATCTCTACAATGGTCTTCAGAtcattattgtattaatatatgtgctTTACTCTGTCTCACCTCctgattccttttctctctctgagtcTTGCTCACAGTAACATTTCCTATTTCCTTTCGGCTCTGAATCCTCCTATTATTATAAACTTCCTATCTCCTACtcactattatttttcaaatatgcatttaaaattctttcatctCTGTTGCATCTTGAAGACAGCATCCATTTGGTAGTCAAGACATGTACTGGACATGTCAGTGGTTTCTTTCTTCACCTGTTTATGGTTTCTTGGCTTTATGCTGGCTCCACCTGCATGGTTGGAGTCTGATACATCCATGGCAGTGTGGGTGGGGTGTGAGAGAGATTGCTGTGGACCACACAGGCTTGGGTTCTGGTCCTAGGTCCTTGCTAACTGCTCACTGGTAAACTCAGCCTCCCAGCATAGGCTAATGTGTACAAAGCAGAGCCACGCCAATGTGTACCTATGAGATATTGTACAATCAAATGGACAAAAGATGCTGAAGGAAAAGTGAGAGAAAGATACACATATGAAACACATGATGAATAACACACACATTTTGACAGTGCAAAGCCATTAATAGAGAGCTTTTTGGGAAATCTGAGAAGGCTTTGCTGAGCAGTTGGTACTTGAACTGGGTACACTGTACACAGGTAGAAATGGATGGTTGAGGTCATAGCAGAGGACAGGTCATTCAGCCTCTGTGAGATGTGGAATATTCAGGGAGTGAGATGTCTAGGTATATTTATGAGGCACAGAAAATGTCAGTCATGGCTGGAGCACGGAAGAGCAGGAGCACTGGGAGGACAAGTCGAAGGCAAGTGAGGGCACTAAGTCAGGGGCCTTGAAAGCTCCAGTGAGCACCTCAGCCATTGCATTTGGAAACTGGAgtaatcattttttatatttgtgaatcatcacatttttaaaatgcccacTTTTCCTTTCCAAGTTGTAGTAGTAAGGCAAAAAGggggagaaaacagaaagagtaAGAAGAGGAGACACCTGAATTTGGGTCCTCTTCCCTGTTTAAAGACAGAGTAGCCATCTGAATAAAGGGCTGTGAGAATCCACTTTAAAAAATCTAGGATTGATCATTTGTAATATTGGCATTTGAGCTAATAATTCGCATAATGAAAATTCACTTAGCTATCTCACccaaaatgagatattatttttcCTCCACTGAATTATGGGAGACTTTTTTATCTATAATTCAATGAGTACTAGATATTGTGCAAAATACATTATGTTCCAGTCATGGGAATATAAAAAGAATACCTTTACACTTGAGAGAAGATCTTTAACTTTGGTATTCCCACATTTTTCCATCCTTCACAGGGAGTAGTTGAGGATGATGGCTTCTGGTTCTGTCTCAGGAAGGAAGGGGCCAGTCTGAAGCCTCTGAAGATCCTGTTTGGGAAGCCTGCAGGCACCACAGGGGTGTTGCTTCCCCCTGAGTGTCCAGGTGCAGGGAACAGAAACACTGCTGTCCTCAGTGGGGCTCTGGCATCTCACAGGAGGTAGGCTCTTCACTACAGGTAAGCTCTAATCCAGTCGTACtcaatctagtttttaaaaatataccattaaaCAACTCTGAGCATTTTTGCTCTTAGGTGATGAATAAATCTTAATAAAAGCTGCTCTCATATTTTCATGGCTCCAGATTTTATATTTTGCCTATGAAAAATTACTAAAACTTCACAACCTGGTTTTCATGGCCTTTGGAAGGGAGGACAACCTACTATTTCAAGCTTTTCCAGGATGACTGTGGAGTCTGACTAGAGGTTTCATATTGTTCTTCTATTTGCCGgataatgccttttccatctgattttcattaaaacttggtttcttttctctcattctaagTCCCTCACTGGTCTTATTTTCATATCTTTGGATCCCAACCCTTTTGACAAGCAagacttattttatttctcttttcctctcattGTGACTCCCATATGTTCAAAAGAATATGTACTTTTatgcatttttgtatatatagtaaaGATATTGGACACTGTCATTCCTAgcttcattataaaaaaaatatattagtattatcCACAGTGGTGATACCTTGCAACTCTGTTGGGGAACTTTCTCATCATGGTGATTATTAAAACAAGCCAGACTCTTGGGAATCCCAGgtactttttcttgtttaatttttatttggcatttcaggatattttggaggtacaaacattttggttaaatgttatgactttgcctcacccaagccaggattagaggtgtgtccttcccccatacaatgctcactgcatccattagttgtgagtttactcacccTCAACCTCCAGgccccagtgaatattactaacatgtgagcaccttagtgttgatcagttagtaccaattcaatggtgagtacatgtaatgcttattcttccatttttgtgatcctcactttggaggatgggctcaagatCTATGAGGTACTTTTTCCTATTCCACCTGATGCAAGCTAATGCTTGCTTCTCTACAACTACAGTTCCCAGGTTGATTGTGGATGCCCTTTCATAGAAGACCATTTCCTACAATGAGTGCATCACTCAAGTCTTTCTAGCCCATTTCTCTGGATGCATGAAGATATTTGTGCTCATCCCCATGGCCTTTGAGACTGTGCAGCTGTTTGTAAGACCCTGAGATACACAACCATTATAAACCAGTGTGTCTGTGGTATGTTGGTGTTATGTCCTGGGTAGGGTCTTGGATTCAATCTTCTGCACAGATTTTCCTGGTTTTGAGATTGCCCTTCTGTGGCTCAAATGCAATTGATCAGACTTTCTGTGATTTGCAGCCCTTGTTGAAACTTGCCTGCAGGGACACACATGTGATAAATTTACTTATTGTGTCTAATAGTGGAGCCATATGCATGGTGAGTTTCATAATTCTGCTGATCTCTTATACAGTCATCTTATACTCTCTGAGAAACCACATTGCAGAAGGAAGGCAGAAAACACTCTCCACATGCACTTCCCACTTTATTGTTGTTGTCCTATTTGGGGtccatgtatatttatatacaggtGCCCACCAAACACTTTTTCAATAGACAAGATAGTGGCTGCATTTTGTATAATTGACACCCCTTGCGCAACCATCTGATCTATACACTAAGgaagatataaatgaaaaatgccaTGAAAAATTTATGGTGTAGCAAAGCATGACATCAGctgataaataatatatgaagattttaatgcttattttcttaaacatttatttttttcatgtactgaaaagaaaagatattcttCTCAGTAAATAAAAAATCAAGACATGCATGcagatatgtatgtgtgcatttgtatccatgtgtgcatttgtatgtgcaaatatatatatatgtgtgtatatatatatatgccttgtTCTGAGAATATTGCACTAGACTATGATGGCTTAAAGCTTATAATTGTTTTAACCAATCTAAGATGGCCCTTACTAGGATTCTATTCATATATGTCCATCATTGCATAGTAACTTAGTTTTTTGTAAAAGTTTTCCTTCTGGAAGTATTGTACTGACTAATGGTAGaatgaatgtatgtgtgtataacaattattttctagattttattcTTGTCCATTGTGAATGTGATCATAATAGGTAATCCACAGACTCTGGACACTCACAGaatcaaagttatttttctgCCAACCTGAGAATTAGAGAGGATACTCCCACAAAATTCTACTCTGGAAGTATATGATTAATCCTGCCTCACTGGAGAAAGCTACCTACATTAATAGACCCTCAAACTCCAATAAAAGCTGAAGTACTCAGAGAAAACCTACTGCAAAATCACTCAAAATTCTTCACTAATAAATAGACATTGCTTTAGCCCATTTTGGGATGTTACAACAAAATCCCAGAAACCAGGTATCTTAtaaacaacag
It includes:
- the LOC105884161 gene encoding olfactory receptor 4C15-like, coding for MQNQSFVTEFILLGLSQNPKVQKILFFVFLFVYIATIGGNTLIVVTIISSPALRGSPMYFFLAFLSFLDACFSSTFTPKMTMDSLYERKTISFEGCMMQLFAEHLFSGAELIVLTAMAYDRYVAICKPLHYSSIMNHRICGILIGVAWAGGFLHSMIQIFFLFQLPFCGPNVIDHFLCDLHPLLELACTDTHILGFFAVANSGFFCIITFSLLLVSYGIILFSLRTHSSEGRRKALSTCGSHITVVVLFFVPCMYVYSRPPSTFSSDKMLAVVYAILIPLFNPLIYTFRNKEVKNAMRKVWKTLMVVSDGK